One stretch of Actinacidiphila sp. DG2A-62 DNA includes these proteins:
- a CDS encoding L,D-transpeptidase, with amino-acid sequence MRTAPARARATARTRAAAPAAPRVAPAAPARSAARAALAVLAALAALLAGGCGAAPSGDHKDPRRASAAPSASPRTTFVGVFSPEDGSTVGSGLIVSLRFSRPITDRAAVEHAVTVTSRPARRVVGHWFGARRLDLRPADFWPAGARVTLTLRLAGVRGAPGVYGRQDKSVHFTVARDQRSTVDVRTHTMTVVRDGVLLRSLPITAGSPEHTTYNGIMVITEKYRTTRMNGSTVGFGGEYDIPDVPHAMRLTASGTFVHGNYWSPPGVFGAADVSHGCVGLPDVRGAGDPDTPAAWFYDHSLIGDPVRVLGSDDAVVAPDNGLGGWNLDWPQWTAGSALG; translated from the coding sequence GTGAGGACCGCCCCCGCCCGTGCCCGTGCCACCGCCCGTACCCGTGCCGCCGCCCCCGCCGCCCCTCGCGTCGCCCCCGCCGCGCCGGCGCGTTCCGCCGCGCGTGCGGCGCTCGCCGTGCTCGCCGCCCTCGCGGCGCTGCTCGCCGGCGGCTGCGGCGCCGCGCCCTCCGGCGACCACAAGGACCCGCGGCGCGCGTCCGCCGCGCCCAGCGCCTCGCCGCGCACCACCTTCGTCGGCGTCTTCAGCCCCGAGGACGGCTCCACCGTCGGCAGCGGCCTCATCGTCTCGCTGCGCTTCAGCCGGCCGATCACCGACCGGGCCGCCGTCGAGCACGCCGTCACCGTCACCTCCCGGCCGGCCCGCCGGGTCGTCGGCCACTGGTTCGGCGCCCGCCGGCTGGACCTGCGCCCGGCCGACTTCTGGCCGGCCGGCGCGCGGGTCACGCTCACCCTGCGCCTGGCCGGGGTGCGCGGCGCGCCCGGCGTCTACGGCAGGCAGGACAAGTCCGTGCACTTCACCGTGGCGCGCGACCAGCGCAGCACCGTGGACGTCCGCACCCACACCATGACCGTGGTCCGCGACGGCGTCCTGCTGCGCTCCCTCCCGATCACCGCGGGCAGCCCCGAGCACACCACGTACAACGGGATCATGGTGATCACCGAGAAGTACCGCACGACCCGGATGAACGGCAGCACGGTCGGCTTCGGCGGCGAGTACGACATCCCCGACGTGCCGCACGCGATGCGGCTGACCGCCTCCGGGACCTTCGTGCACGGCAACTACTGGTCGCCGCCGGGCGTCTTCGGCGCGGCCGACGTCAGCCACGGCTGCGTGGGGCTGCCGGACGTGCGCGGCGCGGGCGACCCGGACACCCCGGCCGCCTGGTTCTACGACCACTCGCTGATCGGCGACCCGGTGCGGGTGCTCGGTTCGGACGACGCCGTGGTCGCCCCCGACAACGGCCTGGGCGGCTGGAACCTGGACTGGCCGCAGTGGACGGCCGGCTCCGCGCTGGGCTGA
- a CDS encoding enoyl-CoA hydratase/isomerase family protein — MTVTLDVEAGVGTLRLDRPPMNALDAATQDRLRTLAEEAGRRPDVRAVVVWGGEKVFAAGADIKEMQGMSYQDMVDRARDLQDAFTAVARIPKPVVAAVTGYALGGGCELALCADFRIAAENAKLGQPEILLGLIPGAGGTQRLARLIGPSRAKDLIFTGRTVDAAEALGLGLVDRVAPADEVYVQARAWAERLARGPAYALRAAKEAVDAGLDTDLDTGLTIERTLFAGLFATEDRETGMRSFVEKGPGKAVFG, encoded by the coding sequence ATGACCGTCACCCTGGACGTCGAAGCCGGCGTCGGCACCCTGCGGCTGGACCGGCCGCCGATGAACGCGCTCGACGCCGCCACGCAGGACCGGCTGCGCACGCTGGCCGAGGAGGCGGGCCGGCGGCCGGACGTGCGGGCCGTGGTGGTCTGGGGCGGCGAGAAGGTCTTCGCGGCCGGCGCGGACATCAAGGAGATGCAGGGCATGTCCTACCAGGACATGGTCGACCGGGCCCGCGACCTCCAGGACGCGTTCACGGCGGTGGCCCGCATCCCCAAGCCGGTGGTGGCCGCGGTCACCGGGTACGCGCTGGGCGGCGGCTGCGAGCTGGCGCTGTGCGCGGACTTCAGGATCGCCGCCGAGAACGCCAAGCTGGGGCAGCCGGAGATCCTGCTCGGGCTGATCCCCGGCGCCGGCGGCACCCAGCGGCTGGCCCGGCTGATCGGCCCGTCCCGGGCCAAGGACCTGATCTTCACCGGCCGCACGGTGGACGCGGCCGAGGCGCTCGGCCTCGGTCTGGTCGACCGGGTGGCGCCCGCGGACGAGGTGTACGTCCAGGCGCGCGCCTGGGCCGAGCGGCTGGCCCGCGGGCCCGCGTACGCGCTGCGCGCCGCGAAGGAAGCGGTCGACGCGGGCCTGGACACCGACCTGGACACCGGGCTGACCATCGAACGCACGCTGTTCGCCGGGCTGTTCGCCACCGAGGACCGCGAGACGGGCATGCGCAGCTTCGTCGAGAAGGGCCCGGGCAAGGCCGTCTTCGGCTGA
- a CDS encoding endonuclease/exonuclease/phosphatase family protein — protein MLRRRILPIGIAGAVVLAGLTVHSAFAAPSADGLIAEVYGGGGNSGATYTNDFVELANAGAAPLDLGGYSVQYLSGAPTASSKWQVTALAGALAGHGRYLVGEAAGTGGSTPLPTPDATGAIAMSGTSGTVALVSGADPLTCVTAADCAADPRVKDLVGYGTAVVHEGSGAAAGASNTQSVARGSSLADTDDNAADFTAGAPSPQNAAGAGGTTGGATGGGTGGDTGGTGGTTPPTSPPPVTAAIHDIQGDTRVSPLEGKAVAGVTGVVTGVRDYGSSKGFWFQDTHPDANPRTSEGVFVFTSASPTVAVGDAVSVDATVSDYYPGGASAGGQAVTELTKPKVTVVSSGNPLPAPVVLDSRSVPDAFVPSAGGGSIENVPLRPDQYALDLYASLEGMNVRIGTSRVVGATDPYSELWVTVKPDQNPTKRGGTLYTGYDQPNSGRLMVQSLIPTATSAFPTANVGDTLKDGATGPLDYNQFAGTYALQARALGTVVSGGIKPEVTAKAKSDQAAVATYNVENLAPSNPQSKFDALAQGLVTDLRSPDIVALEEIQDNSGATDDGTVAADRTLTKLTDAIAAAGGPRYQWREIDPVNDKDGGQPGGNIRSVFLFNPARVGFTDIPGGDSTTAVGVTGTGAATALTASPGRIAPADAAWNDSRKPLAGQFTFRGKKLFVIANHFDSKGGDQGIDSRFQPPVRSSEVQRVRQAVIEHDFVAQLEQADPKADVVVLGDLNDYQFSPAVLSLTEDGRVLTDLVNTLPARERYSYVYEGNSQVLDHILVSPGLAKKADYDVVHINAEFANQTSDHDPQVVRLKP, from the coding sequence CTGCTCCGCAGGCGCATCCTGCCGATCGGCATAGCCGGCGCCGTCGTCCTGGCCGGACTCACCGTCCACTCCGCCTTCGCCGCGCCGTCCGCCGACGGCCTGATCGCCGAGGTGTACGGAGGCGGCGGCAACTCCGGCGCCACGTACACCAACGACTTCGTGGAGCTGGCGAACGCCGGCGCCGCGCCGCTGGACCTCGGCGGCTACAGCGTGCAGTACCTGTCGGGCGCCCCGACCGCCTCGTCCAAGTGGCAGGTCACCGCGCTGGCCGGCGCGCTGGCCGGCCACGGCCGCTACCTGGTCGGCGAGGCGGCGGGCACCGGCGGCAGCACGCCGCTGCCGACGCCCGACGCCACCGGCGCGATCGCGATGTCCGGCACCAGCGGCACCGTCGCGCTGGTCTCCGGCGCCGACCCGCTGACCTGCGTGACGGCCGCGGACTGCGCCGCGGACCCGCGGGTGAAGGACCTGGTCGGCTACGGCACCGCGGTGGTGCACGAGGGCTCGGGCGCCGCCGCGGGCGCGAGCAACACCCAGTCGGTGGCCCGCGGTTCCTCGCTCGCCGACACCGACGACAACGCCGCGGACTTCACCGCCGGAGCGCCCAGCCCGCAGAACGCGGCCGGCGCCGGCGGCACGACCGGCGGCGCGACCGGGGGCGGCACGGGCGGCGACACCGGCGGGACCGGCGGCACCACGCCGCCCACCTCCCCGCCGCCGGTCACCGCGGCGATCCACGACATCCAGGGCGACACCCGCGTCTCGCCGCTGGAGGGCAAGGCGGTCGCCGGCGTCACCGGCGTGGTGACCGGCGTGCGCGACTACGGCTCCTCCAAGGGCTTCTGGTTCCAGGACACCCACCCGGACGCCAACCCCCGGACCAGCGAGGGCGTGTTCGTCTTCACCTCCGCGAGCCCGACGGTCGCGGTCGGCGACGCGGTGTCGGTGGACGCCACCGTCTCCGACTACTACCCGGGCGGCGCGAGCGCCGGCGGCCAGGCGGTCACCGAGCTGACCAAGCCGAAGGTCACCGTGGTCTCCAGCGGCAACCCGCTGCCGGCCCCGGTGGTGCTGGACTCCCGCAGCGTGCCGGACGCGTTCGTGCCCAGCGCCGGCGGCGGCAGCATCGAGAACGTCCCGCTGCGGCCGGACCAGTACGCGCTGGACCTGTACGCCTCGCTGGAGGGCATGAACGTCCGGATCGGCACCAGCCGGGTGGTCGGCGCCACCGACCCGTACTCCGAGCTGTGGGTCACCGTGAAGCCGGACCAGAACCCGACCAAGCGCGGCGGCACCCTCTACACCGGCTACGACCAGCCCAACTCCGGCCGCCTGATGGTGCAGTCGCTGATCCCGACGGCGACCTCGGCGTTCCCGACCGCGAACGTCGGCGACACGCTGAAGGACGGCGCCACCGGGCCGCTGGACTACAACCAGTTCGCCGGCACGTACGCACTCCAGGCGCGCGCCCTCGGCACCGTCGTGAGCGGCGGCATCAAGCCCGAGGTGACCGCGAAGGCGAAGTCCGACCAGGCGGCGGTGGCCACGTACAACGTGGAGAACCTGGCGCCGTCCAACCCGCAGTCGAAGTTCGACGCGCTGGCCCAGGGCCTGGTCACCGACCTGCGCTCGCCCGACATCGTGGCGCTGGAGGAGATCCAGGACAACAGCGGCGCGACCGACGACGGCACGGTGGCCGCGGACCGGACGCTCACCAAGCTGACCGACGCGATCGCCGCGGCCGGCGGCCCGCGCTACCAGTGGCGCGAGATCGACCCGGTCAACGACAAGGACGGCGGCCAGCCGGGCGGCAACATCCGCTCGGTGTTCCTGTTCAACCCGGCCCGGGTGGGCTTCACCGACATCCCCGGCGGCGACTCGACCACCGCCGTGGGCGTCACCGGAACCGGCGCGGCCACCGCGCTGACCGCCTCCCCCGGCCGCATCGCGCCGGCCGACGCCGCGTGGAACGACAGCCGCAAGCCGCTGGCCGGGCAGTTCACCTTCCGCGGCAAGAAGCTGTTCGTGATCGCGAACCACTTCGACTCCAAGGGCGGCGACCAGGGCATCGACAGCCGCTTCCAGCCGCCGGTGCGCAGCTCCGAGGTGCAGCGGGTGCGGCAGGCGGTGATCGAGCACGACTTCGTGGCGCAACTGGAGCAGGCGGACCCGAAGGCGGACGTGGTGGTCCTGGGCGACCTGAACGACTACCAGTTCTCGCCCGCGGTGCTCAGCCTGACCGAGGACGGCAGGGTGCTCACCGATCTGGTGAACACCCTCCCGGCCAGGGAGCGCTACTCCTACGTGTACGAGGGCAACTCGCAGGTCCTCGACCACATCCTGGTCAGCCCGGGCCTGGCGAAGAAGGCGGACTACGACGTGGTCCACATCAACGCCGAGTTCGCGAACCAGACCAGCGACCACGACCCGCAGGTGGTGCGGCTCAAGCCGTGA
- a CDS encoding ATP-binding protein, whose translation MAGLSGSEQPQRGRAAAVAAPLPPGAGDSALELLGDPSDGEVTLTSRPESAATARRLALSVLRRSGLGGYADVVELLVSELVGNAVRHTGARTFGLRVVPRRGWVRVEVRDPSRALPCLLPVRPTDVSGRGLFLVDHLSDRWGVDLLPRGKTTWFELRVTERLP comes from the coding sequence ATGGCGGGTCTGAGCGGGTCGGAGCAGCCGCAGCGGGGACGTGCCGCGGCGGTCGCCGCGCCCCTCCCGCCCGGCGCCGGTGACAGCGCGCTGGAACTGCTGGGCGATCCCTCGGACGGCGAGGTGACCCTGACCTCGCGGCCGGAGTCGGCCGCCACCGCCCGCCGGCTGGCGCTGTCGGTGCTCCGCCGCTCGGGTCTGGGCGGGTACGCCGACGTCGTCGAGCTGCTGGTCTCCGAACTGGTCGGCAACGCGGTACGGCACACCGGCGCCCGCACCTTCGGCCTGCGGGTGGTGCCGCGGCGCGGCTGGGTCAGGGTCGAGGTGCGCGACCCGTCGCGCGCGCTGCCCTGCCTGCTGCCGGTCCGCCCCACGGACGTCAGCGGGCGCGGCCTGTTCCTGGTGGACCACCTGTCCGACCGCTGGGGCGTGGACCTGCTGCCGCGCGGCAAGACCACCTGGTTCGAGCTCCGCGTCACCGAACGCCTGCCGTAG
- a CDS encoding NADP-dependent oxidoreductase: MTKAVVLTEFGDPGVLHTAEVPLPDPGPGQVRVAVRAAGVNALDAKIRSGAMRQVFPVTFPHVPGLEAAGVVEALGEGVEGLDVGEEVFGWTVTGSYAEQAIADAARLTIKPDTVDWQQAVALPVAAETAYRAFDLLGVRPGETLLVHAAAGAVGGIAVQIAVARGLTVIGTASPANHDYLRSLGAVPVAYGEGLADRVRAVAPGGVDAALDGAGRGGSVAASVELTGGAERVVAITDPAGAAEHGVRYTSDTDGRGGEAAIEEALALIAAGKLAPRVHAAYPLADAAQAHRVSESGHVTGKLVLTVA; this comes from the coding sequence ATGACGAAGGCTGTCGTCCTGACCGAGTTCGGCGACCCCGGCGTACTGCACACCGCGGAGGTCCCGCTGCCGGACCCGGGCCCCGGCCAGGTCCGCGTCGCGGTGCGCGCCGCCGGCGTCAACGCCCTCGACGCCAAGATCAGGTCGGGTGCGATGCGACAGGTCTTCCCCGTCACCTTCCCGCACGTCCCCGGCCTGGAGGCGGCCGGCGTCGTCGAGGCCCTCGGCGAAGGCGTCGAGGGCCTCGACGTCGGCGAGGAGGTCTTCGGCTGGACCGTCACCGGCAGCTACGCCGAGCAGGCCATCGCCGACGCCGCCCGGCTGACGATCAAGCCCGACACGGTCGACTGGCAGCAGGCCGTGGCCCTCCCGGTCGCCGCCGAGACCGCCTACCGCGCGTTCGACCTGCTCGGCGTGCGCCCCGGCGAGACGCTGCTGGTGCACGCCGCGGCCGGCGCGGTCGGCGGCATCGCGGTGCAGATCGCGGTGGCCCGCGGGCTCACCGTGATCGGCACCGCGAGCCCGGCCAACCACGACTATCTGCGCTCGCTCGGCGCGGTCCCGGTCGCGTACGGCGAGGGCCTGGCCGACCGGGTGCGGGCGGTCGCCCCCGGCGGCGTCGACGCCGCGCTGGACGGCGCGGGCCGCGGCGGCTCGGTCGCCGCGTCGGTCGAGCTGACCGGTGGCGCCGAGCGTGTCGTCGCCATCACCGATCCGGCCGGCGCCGCCGAGCACGGTGTGCGCTACACCTCCGACACCGACGGCCGGGGCGGCGAGGCCGCGATCGAGGAGGCGCTCGCGCTGATCGCCGCCGGCAAGCTCGCCCCGCGCGTCCACGCCGCCTACCCGCTCGCCGACGCGGCGCAGGCGCACCGCGTCAGCGAGTCGGGCCACGTCACCGGCAAGCTGGTCCTGACCGTGGCGTGA
- a CDS encoding Na+/H+ antiporter yields MATVLLLVILATAVATFARLRDIPAPSLLVLAGLGVALVPGTPELHVPPEAIALVVLPPLLYASAEELPLRDLRTVWRPVTVLAFGLVLASAAAVAFTASALTGLSPATAFVLGAILSSTDPVAVTALGRRLPLPGRTQVLVQAESLFNDATSLVLFKVAIGVAVAAGPVHAGSAIGRFAVLAGGGSVVGAVVAGVVALLRRRTADPVLDTVIALVTPYAAYVLAESAHASGVTAVVVAGVLLGRSGHRLGDARVRLHREAVYGVVVFVLESVVFGVIGLTLPELVGDLPPGSGRWPLQALALAGVLVVLRLVWMVVLTAVAGPARLRPSWPDAAVASWAGTRGVMPLAAALSVPLVADGGGPLPGRPLVLVLTTAVVVVTLVVQGFTLAPLVARSGLAVAPHRVAREEDEARAALARAAHARLDELAAAGGGFPPAVVAHQRAALAAPDEAAARELRLHVIAAQRAELRRLYDAHAISSATLTTLQSRLDREAAASSPAGLPIRGG; encoded by the coding sequence GTGGCGACCGTTCTGCTCCTCGTGATCCTGGCCACCGCCGTGGCCACCTTCGCCCGGCTGCGCGACATCCCCGCGCCGTCCCTCCTCGTGCTGGCCGGACTCGGCGTGGCGCTGGTGCCCGGGACGCCCGAGCTGCACGTGCCGCCGGAGGCGATCGCGCTGGTCGTGCTGCCGCCGCTGCTGTACGCCTCGGCCGAGGAGCTGCCCCTACGCGATCTGCGGACCGTCTGGCGTCCGGTGACGGTGCTGGCGTTCGGCCTGGTGCTGGCCTCGGCGGCGGCGGTGGCGTTCACGGCGAGCGCGCTGACCGGGCTCTCGCCGGCGACGGCCTTCGTGCTGGGCGCGATCCTGTCGAGCACCGATCCGGTGGCGGTGACCGCGCTCGGCCGCCGGCTCCCGCTGCCCGGCCGCACCCAGGTGCTGGTGCAGGCGGAGAGCCTGTTCAACGACGCGACGTCGCTGGTGCTCTTCAAGGTGGCGATCGGTGTGGCGGTCGCGGCCGGGCCGGTGCACGCGGGGTCGGCGATCGGCCGGTTCGCGGTGCTGGCCGGGGGCGGCAGCGTGGTCGGCGCGGTGGTCGCGGGGGTGGTGGCGCTGCTGCGCCGGCGTACCGCGGACCCCGTGCTGGACACGGTGATCGCGCTGGTGACGCCGTACGCGGCGTACGTGCTCGCGGAGTCCGCGCACGCGTCGGGCGTCACCGCGGTGGTCGTCGCGGGGGTGCTGCTCGGCCGCTCCGGGCACCGGCTCGGCGACGCGCGCGTGCGCCTCCACCGGGAGGCGGTGTACGGGGTGGTGGTGTTCGTGCTGGAGAGCGTCGTGTTCGGGGTGATCGGGCTGACGCTGCCGGAGCTGGTCGGCGATCTGCCGCCCGGGTCGGGCCGGTGGCCCCTCCAGGCGCTCGCGCTGGCCGGGGTGCTGGTCGTGCTGCGCCTGGTCTGGATGGTGGTCCTGACCGCGGTCGCGGGGCCGGCGCGGCTGCGGCCGTCGTGGCCGGACGCGGCGGTGGCGTCCTGGGCCGGTACCCGCGGGGTGATGCCGCTGGCCGCGGCGCTGTCGGTGCCTCTGGTCGCCGACGGCGGGGGGCCGTTGCCGGGGCGTCCGCTGGTCCTGGTGCTGACCACGGCGGTGGTGGTGGTCACGCTGGTCGTGCAGGGGTTCACGCTGGCGCCGCTGGTCGCGCGGTCGGGGCTCGCGGTCGCGCCGCACCGGGTGGCCCGCGAGGAGGACGAGGCGCGGGCGGCGCTGGCCCGTGCGGCGCACGCGCGGCTCGACGAACTCGCCGCGGCGGGTGGGGGGTTTCCGCCGGCCGTGGTCGCCCATCAGCGCGCGGCGCTGGCCGCGCCCGACGAGGCGGCGGCCCGCGAGCTGCGCCTCCACGTCATCGCGGCGCAGCGCGCGGAGCTGCGCCGCCTCTATGACGCTCACGCGATCTCGTCGGCCACGCTGACCACGCTTCAGTCCCGCCTCGACCGCGAGGCCGCGGCGTCCTCCCCCGCCGGGTTGCCGATCCGCGGCGGCTGA
- a CDS encoding TetR/AcrR family transcriptional regulator — MAAQRRLNRDELVATATAVADEEGLDAVTIRRVAQSHDVTPMALYRHFADKEGLLDAIAERLLDDVAAVPHDPRRPWHEELHALLDAILAAVRPHPNLSPLLFTRMFLCESGRMLTERTLALLADGGMPVQQAAETACQILSSLVSLVVTEPGRVNGPDPDAHEALLRAKRAALLALDPARYPHLVASAFALTECASGDAYYARGVAMIVTGIRGNAADAAALPA; from the coding sequence ATGGCCGCGCAGAGGCGCCTGAACCGGGACGAGCTGGTCGCCACGGCCACGGCGGTGGCGGACGAGGAGGGGCTGGACGCGGTCACCATCCGCCGCGTCGCGCAGTCGCACGACGTGACGCCGATGGCGCTCTACCGGCACTTCGCCGACAAGGAGGGCCTGCTCGACGCGATCGCCGAGCGGCTGCTGGACGACGTCGCCGCGGTCCCGCACGACCCGCGGCGCCCCTGGCACGAGGAGCTGCACGCGCTGCTCGACGCGATCCTCGCGGCGGTCCGCCCGCACCCCAACCTCTCGCCGCTGCTGTTCACCCGGATGTTCCTGTGCGAGTCGGGCCGGATGCTGACCGAGCGGACCCTGGCGCTGCTGGCGGACGGCGGGATGCCGGTGCAGCAGGCCGCCGAGACGGCGTGCCAGATCCTCAGCTCGCTGGTCAGCCTGGTGGTCACCGAGCCCGGCCGGGTCAACGGCCCGGACCCCGACGCGCACGAGGCGCTGCTGCGCGCCAAGCGGGCCGCGCTGCTCGCACTGGACCCGGCGCGCTACCCGCACCTGGTCGCCTCGGCGTTCGCGCTGACCGAGTGCGCGAGCGGGGACGCCTACTACGCGCGCGGCGTCGCGATGATCGTCACCGGCATCCGGGGCAACGCCGCGGACGCCGCCGCCCTCCCCGCCTGA
- a CDS encoding L,D-transpeptidase → MMLAAACGPGGDDAGGSGDSTSGGSAATTSPAVSTAVVDIAPKDGATDVATTGELKVSASGGKLTSVVVKDDKGRPVDGAISADGLGWTPSGHLDTSTQYTVDAVAKDGSGRESDKHATFTTVVPKDTFVGFFTPEDGSTVGVGMEVYLHFNRAITNKAAVEKGVTVTASPAVDVAAKWNGSQDLYIRPADYWAAGTEVTLNLNLNGVEGAPGVYGKQHKSVHFTVGRRQVSIVDAAQHTMTVYRSNKVVKTIPISSGAPDHTTYNGKMVISEKYLKTRMNGDTVGFGGEYDIPDVPHAMRLTNSGTFIHGNYWAAPSVFGNSNTSHGCVGLRDVRGAGDPDTPAAWFYTHSLIGDVVQVVNSKDKTVQWYNGLNGWNLSWSEWKS, encoded by the coding sequence ATGATGCTGGCCGCGGCCTGCGGGCCGGGCGGCGACGACGCGGGCGGGTCGGGCGACTCCACGTCCGGCGGCTCGGCCGCCACCACCTCGCCCGCGGTCTCCACCGCCGTGGTCGACATCGCCCCCAAGGACGGCGCGACCGACGTCGCCACCACCGGTGAGCTGAAGGTCTCCGCGTCCGGGGGCAAGCTCACCTCCGTGGTGGTCAAGGACGACAAGGGCCGGCCCGTCGACGGCGCCATATCCGCCGACGGCCTGGGCTGGACGCCCAGCGGCCACCTGGACACCTCCACGCAGTACACCGTCGACGCGGTCGCCAAGGACGGCAGCGGGCGCGAGTCCGACAAGCACGCCACCTTCACCACCGTGGTCCCCAAGGACACCTTCGTCGGGTTCTTCACCCCCGAGGACGGCTCCACCGTCGGCGTCGGCATGGAGGTCTACCTCCACTTCAACCGCGCGATCACCAACAAGGCCGCGGTCGAGAAGGGCGTGACCGTCACCGCCTCGCCGGCCGTCGACGTCGCCGCGAAGTGGAACGGCAGCCAGGACCTCTACATCCGCCCGGCCGACTACTGGGCGGCCGGCACCGAGGTGACGCTGAACCTGAACCTCAACGGCGTCGAGGGCGCCCCCGGCGTCTACGGCAAGCAGCACAAGTCCGTGCACTTCACCGTCGGCCGCCGCCAGGTGAGCATCGTGGACGCCGCCCAGCACACCATGACCGTGTACCGGAGCAACAAGGTGGTCAAGACCATCCCGATCTCCTCGGGCGCGCCGGACCACACCACGTACAACGGCAAGATGGTGATCTCCGAGAAGTACCTCAAGACCCGGATGAACGGCGACACCGTCGGCTTCGGCGGCGAGTACGACATCCCGGACGTGCCGCACGCGATGCGGCTGACCAACTCGGGCACCTTCATCCACGGCAACTACTGGGCCGCGCCCTCGGTCTTCGGCAACAGCAACACCAGCCACGGCTGCGTCGGCCTGCGCGACGTGCGCGGCGCGGGCGACCCGGACACCCCGGCCGCCTGGTTCTACACCCACTCGCTGATCGGCGACGTGGTCCAGGTGGTCAACTCCAAGGACAAGACGGTCCAGTGGTACAACGGCCTGAACGGCTGGAACCTCTCCTGGAGCGAATGGAAGTCCTGA
- a CDS encoding MFS transporter: protein MRRSPWATLTVLALAQFIVVLDVTIVNVALPDIQRDLGFTTDGLQWVISAYTLLFGGFLLLGGRASDLFGSRRVFVTGLVLFGATSLAGGLAPSPGWLIAARAVQGLGGALLSPAALSILTVTFEHGRRRTIAMGVWGGLAGLGGTLGVVAGGVLVDSASWRWVFIVNVPIVVALVAVTPLFVRPFTPHADQRGFDLLGAVLGTGGLLAVVYGVVRAEPVGWSSAEVIGCLAAGAVLLAAFVAVEARAAAPLVPLGLLRSRALSTAGGALALNGAAFLSMFFLTAIFLQQVRGGSALRAGVEFLPMGGAAIAAAVATTPLVSRFGTRSIQVVGAVLNVVALLLLARAGAHGSYVTGMMPGLMLFGVGIIVVSVPAQIAAVAEVKPREAGAASGVVSAFYQVGGALGLAVVTTLSTSRTNAVAGGGGSPVDALVAGYHRGLIVAAVFAAATTVVTALAPRVAPTPEQIASGAVPA from the coding sequence ATGCGACGCAGTCCCTGGGCCACGCTCACCGTGCTGGCCCTCGCCCAGTTCATCGTGGTGCTCGACGTCACGATCGTGAACGTGGCGCTGCCCGACATCCAACGCGACCTCGGCTTCACCACCGACGGCCTGCAATGGGTGATCAGCGCCTACACCCTGCTTTTCGGCGGCTTCCTGCTGCTCGGCGGGCGGGCCTCCGACCTCTTCGGCTCCCGCCGGGTCTTCGTCACCGGCCTGGTGCTGTTCGGCGCGACCTCGCTGGCCGGCGGCCTCGCGCCCTCGCCCGGCTGGCTGATCGCCGCACGCGCGGTGCAGGGCCTCGGCGGCGCGCTGCTGTCGCCCGCGGCGCTGTCCATCCTCACCGTCACCTTCGAGCACGGCCGCAGGCGCACCATCGCCATGGGCGTGTGGGGCGGCCTGGCCGGCCTCGGCGGTACCCTCGGCGTGGTCGCCGGCGGAGTCCTGGTCGACTCCGCGAGCTGGCGGTGGGTGTTCATCGTCAACGTGCCCATCGTCGTCGCGCTCGTCGCGGTCACCCCGCTGTTCGTCCGGCCGTTCACCCCGCACGCCGACCAGCGCGGCTTCGACCTGCTGGGCGCGGTGCTCGGCACCGGCGGCCTGCTCGCCGTCGTCTACGGCGTGGTGCGCGCCGAACCCGTCGGCTGGTCCTCGGCCGAGGTGATCGGCTGCCTGGCGGCCGGGGCGGTCCTGCTGGCCGCGTTCGTCGCGGTCGAGGCGCGCGCCGCGGCGCCGCTCGTCCCGCTGGGCCTGCTGCGCTCGCGTGCGCTCAGCACGGCGGGGGGCGCGCTGGCGCTCAACGGCGCGGCGTTCCTGTCGATGTTCTTCCTCACCGCGATCTTCCTGCAGCAGGTGCGGGGCGGCTCCGCGCTGCGGGCCGGCGTGGAGTTCCTGCCGATGGGCGGCGCGGCGATCGCGGCGGCCGTCGCCACGACGCCGCTGGTGTCGCGGTTCGGCACCCGGTCGATCCAGGTGGTCGGGGCGGTGCTCAACGTCGTGGCGCTGCTGCTGCTCGCGCGGGCCGGGGCGCACGGGTCGTACGTGACCGGGATGATGCCGGGGCTGATGCTGTTCGGGGTCGGGATCATCGTGGTGAGCGTGCCGGCGCAGATCGCGGCGGTGGCGGAGGTGAAGCCGCGGGAGGCCGGGGCGGCGTCGGGGGTGGTCAGCGCGTTCTACCAGGTCGGCGGTGCGTTGGGGCTGGCGGTGGTGACGACGCTGTCGACGTCGCGGACGAACGCGGTGGCGGGGGGCGGGGGGTCGCCGGTGGACGCGCTGGTGGCGGGATACCACCGGGGGCTGATCGTCGCGGCGGTGTTCGCGGCGGCGACGACGGTGGTGACGGCGCTGGCGCCCAGGGTCGCGCCGACCCCCGAGCAGATCGCCTCCGGCGCGGTCCCCGCCTGA